The proteins below come from a single Gordonia sp. X0973 genomic window:
- a CDS encoding crotonase/enoyl-CoA hydratase family protein has product MGVITEHDGPVTTITIDRPEVRNAVDGPTAQALADALRTFESDDEACVAVLTGSGGTFCAGADLGAVAEGGERANRLSTDGDGPMGPSRMRLTKPLIAAIEGYAVAGGLELALLADLRVMATDAVLGVFCRRFGVPLIDGGTVRLPRIVGQGRALDLILTGRAVDADEAFAIGLANRIVEPGTSLRAAQDLAREIAGFPQRCMLADRASVYAQWDLPFDEALRTEFDGGLRVVASGETVAGAQKFRDGTGRHGAF; this is encoded by the coding sequence ATGGGAGTCATCACCGAGCACGACGGACCCGTCACGACCATCACGATCGATCGGCCGGAGGTCCGCAACGCCGTCGACGGTCCGACGGCGCAGGCATTGGCCGACGCGCTGCGGACGTTCGAGTCCGACGACGAGGCGTGCGTCGCCGTGTTGACCGGGTCGGGTGGCACGTTCTGTGCGGGCGCCGACCTGGGCGCGGTCGCCGAAGGTGGTGAGCGCGCCAACCGATTGTCGACGGACGGCGACGGCCCGATGGGACCGAGCCGCATGCGGTTGACCAAGCCGCTGATCGCCGCGATCGAGGGCTATGCCGTTGCCGGTGGTCTCGAGTTGGCGCTGCTCGCCGACCTGCGGGTGATGGCGACCGACGCCGTCCTCGGCGTCTTCTGCCGCCGCTTCGGCGTGCCCCTGATCGACGGCGGGACCGTCCGACTCCCGCGCATCGTCGGACAGGGCCGCGCGCTCGACTTGATCCTCACCGGGCGGGCCGTCGACGCCGACGAGGCCTTCGCCATCGGCTTGGCCAATCGCATCGTCGAACCGGGGACGTCGCTGCGAGCCGCCCAAGACCTGGCCCGCGAGATCGCCGGATTCCCCCAGCGTTGCATGCTGGCCGACCGGGCGAGCGTCTACGCCCAGTGGGACCTCCCCTTCGACGAGGCGCTGCGCACCGAGTTCGACGGCGGTCTGCGCGTCGTCGCGAGCGGTGAGACCGTCGCGGGCGCGCAGAAGTTCCGGGACGGCACCGGGCGCCACGGAGCTTTCTGA
- a CDS encoding TetR/AcrR family transcriptional regulator: MPRLDRRALIADAALGLAATGGNHAVTHQGVDRSLDLPKGSTSYYFRSREALVDAAAQRLVWRSRKSFDEAIVDGSVPVDVMAAYVADLVERRRTDVLARQALLLDPTLAEDTRDRLRGCLFSAESARRLLVEHGSSAPDDDARRLLAILEGVVFVAVHSDADARRDIEALVAAAFPSLA; the protein is encoded by the coding sequence ATGCCTCGCCTCGACCGTCGTGCACTCATCGCCGATGCCGCACTGGGACTCGCCGCGACCGGAGGAAACCATGCGGTGACGCATCAGGGAGTCGATCGGAGCCTCGACTTGCCCAAAGGGTCCACCTCGTACTATTTCCGCAGCCGTGAGGCGCTGGTCGACGCGGCCGCACAGCGTCTTGTGTGGCGTTCACGGAAGTCCTTCGACGAGGCGATCGTCGATGGCAGTGTTCCCGTCGACGTCATGGCTGCGTACGTGGCGGATCTGGTCGAGCGGCGACGGACCGACGTGCTCGCACGACAGGCGCTGCTGCTCGATCCCACCCTGGCCGAGGACACGCGTGATCGCCTGAGGGGGTGCTTGTTCTCGGCCGAATCTGCTCGTCGGCTGCTGGTCGAGCATGGCTCGTCCGCACCTGACGACGATGCGCGTCGGCTGCTCGCGATTCTCGAAGGCGTCGTCTTCGTCGCAGTCCACTCGGATGCCGACGCCAGGCGGGACATCGAGGCGTTGGTGGCGGCCGCCTTCCCTTCTCTCGCCTGA
- a CDS encoding DUF1416 domain-containing protein — protein MCAAPKQGQALPAGVDVEKETVLTGQVTDASGAPVPGAFVRLLDSTGEFTAEVVTSGTGDFRFFAAPGTWTLRALSSVGNGDVTTTPEGPGVHAHTITVAK, from the coding sequence ATGTGCGCAGCACCCAAGCAGGGGCAGGCACTGCCTGCCGGCGTCGACGTGGAGAAGGAGACCGTCCTCACCGGGCAGGTCACCGATGCCAGCGGCGCCCCGGTCCCGGGCGCGTTCGTCCGTCTGCTCGACTCGACCGGTGAGTTCACCGCCGAGGTCGTCACCAGCGGAACCGGCGACTTCCGGTTCTTCGCCGCCCCCGGCACCTGGACGCTCCGCGCGCTCAGCTCGGTCGGCAACGGCGACGTGACCACCACGCCGGAGGGCCCGGGCGTCCACGCCCACACCATCACGGTCGCCAAGTAG